The proteins below are encoded in one region of Lactuca sativa cultivar Salinas chromosome 3, Lsat_Salinas_v11, whole genome shotgun sequence:
- the LOC111912305 gene encoding probable protein S-acyltransferase 7 yields the protein MKRTSLPRGLSDRQNSNVDAPSLRLYQVWKGNNIFACGGRLIFGPDARSLNLTICLIVVPVILFCSLVSQSLLVHFPDTVGLVLVAIPAVFTVYILILIFLVSGRDPGIIPRNPPCPEPDDDWDASSISTDWATGHSGRFLPPTKSINVNGTIVRVKFCNTCLIYRPPRCSHCSVCNNCVDRFDHHCPWVGQCIGKRNYRYFFMFVTATAQLCLYVFTMCWVNIIMTMQSDKNTVSEALLKSPVSIALITYTFTVSWFVGGLSTFHLYLVITNQTTYENFRYRYERKKNPFNHGCAHNFKETLFSKTPRSQNNFRGFVKPEVYMQFNSSKYFGYAFSLNFSKKSYDTDISEDSNDFELERCETYGMDHSSKWGSAPDLHRLASKFITENVSRDKEKRIEGDSRE from the exons ATGAAGAGAACCAGCCTCCCTCGTGGATTATCCGATAGGCAAAACAGCAATGTTGATGCCCCTTCACTCCGCCTCTACCAAGTCTGGAAAGGAAACAAC ATTTTTGCTTGCGGAGGTAGATTAATATTTGGTCCTGATGCCAGGTCCTTAAACCTTACAATCTGCCTCATTGTGGTTCCAGTAATCTTGTTTTGCTCCCTTGTTTCTCAAAGTCTTTTGGTTCACTTTCCCGATACTGTAGGCCTTGTTTTAGTAGCGATTCCTGCTGTCTTCACTGTATAT ATTCTTATCCTTATCTTCCTTGTTTCTGGAAGAGATCCTGGCATAATCCCCCGAAATCCACCATGTCCGGAACCTGATGATGATTGGGATGCCTCTAGCATCTCTACAGACTGGGCAACTGGTCATAGTGGTCGATTTCTACCACCTACAAAAAGTATTAACGTTAACGGAACAATCGTTAGGgtcaaattctgcaacacttgcCTGATTTATCGCCCACCAAGATGCTCTCATTGCTCTGTTTGCAATAACTGTGTTGACCGCTTTGACCATCATTGCCCATGGGTGGGCCAATGTATCGGCAAG AGGAATTATCGATACTTTTTCATGTTTGTAACGGCAACAGCACAACTATGCCTTTATGTTTTCACCATGTGTTGGGTAAACATCATCATGACTATGCAATCCGACAAGAACACTGTCTCCGAAGCTCTTCTGAAGTCACCGGTATCCATAGCTCTCATAACATACACGTTTACAGTTTCATGGTTCGTTGGAGGCTTATCTACTTTTCATCTTTATCTCGTTATCACCAACCAG ACTACTTATGAAAACTTCCGGTATAGATACGAAAGAAAGAAGAACCCATTTAACCATGGATGTGCGCACAATTTCAAGGAAACACTCTTTTCAAAAACACCTCGTTCCCAAAATAATTTTCGAGGGTTTGTGAAGCCGGAAGTTTATATGCAGTTCAACAGTTCGAAATACTTTGGGTATGCATTCAGCTTAAACTTTTCCAAGAAAAGCTATGACACGGATATTTCTGAGGATTCAAATGATTTTGAGTTGGAAAGATGTGAGACGTATGGAATGGATCATTCAAGCAAATGGGGCTCTGCTCCTGATTTACATAGATTGGCGTCAAAGTTTATAACGGAAAATGTGAGCAGAGATAAAGAGAAGAGAATTGAAGGAGATTCAAGAGAATAG
- the LOC111912358 gene encoding xyloglucan endotransglucosylase protein 2, with product MQRLVWLCLCVLAMADIAMGAAPKKPVAVPFGRNYVPTWAFDHIKYFNGGSEIQLSLDNYTGTGFQSKGSYLFGHFSMQIKMVPGDSAGTVTAFYLSSQNSEHDEIDFEFLGNRTGQPYILQTNVFTGGKGDREQRIYLWFDPTKAYHSYSVLWNLYQIVFFVDDVPIRVFKNSKDLGVRFPFNQPMKIYSSLWNADDWATRGGLEKTDWSKGPFVAAYKSFHIDGCESSVNAKYCATQGKRWWDQKEFQDLDAYQWRRLRWVRQQFTIYNYCTDRKRFPTMAPECKRDRDV from the exons ATGCAGCGTCTGGTGTGGCTATGTCTGTGTGTGTTAGCAATGGCGGATATCGCCATGGGAGCAGCTCCAAAAAAGCCGGTGGCTGTGCCTTTTGGTAGGAACTACGTACCCACCTGGGCATTCGACcatatcaaatacttcaacgGCGGTTCCGAGATCCAGTTGTCTCTGGACAACTACACCGGCACCGGCTTCCAATCCAAAGGCTCCTACCTCTTCGGCCATTTCAGTATGCAGATTAAAATGGTTCCCGGAGATTCCGCCGGCACTGTAACCGCCTTCTAT CTTTCCTCCCAAAACTCGGAGCATGACGAAATAGATTTTGAGTTCTTGGGGAACAGAACAGGGCAGCCGTACATTTTACAGACTAATGTTTTCACCGGCGGGAAGGGTGACCGGGAGCAACGCATCTATCTCTGGTTTGACCCCACCAAAGCTTACCATTCTTACTCTGTTCTCTGGAATCTTTACCAGATTGT GTTTTTTGTGGATGATGTTCCAATCAGGGTGTTTAAGAACAGCAAAGATTTGGGAGTGAGATTTCCATTCAACCAACCGATGAAGATATACTCGAGTTTATGGAATGCCGATGATTGGGCGACCAGAGGTGGGTTGGAGAAGACCGATTGGTCAAAGGGACCTTTTGTTGCAGCATACAAGAGTTTCCACATCGACGGCTGTGAGTCATCGGTAAATGCTAAATATTGTGCGACCCAAGGCAAACGGTGGTGGGAccagaaagagtttcaagatctcGATGCTTATCAGTGGCGCCGTCTCCGGTGGGTGCGTCAACAGTTCACCATTTATAACTACTGCACTGATCGGAAAAGGTTCCCGACCATGGCTCCGGAATGTAAGAGAGATCGTGATGTCTAA